One window of the Streptomyces sp. TS71-3 genome contains the following:
- a CDS encoding LuxR C-terminal-related transcriptional regulator, whose product MPEVSPLDQQTLNVYRAVLFHKEHDPHKLARLVRSDSDAVKAAIARLTELSLLAPSRDTPGALRAVDPSLGMKVLFQREQDELAWRKHRIEQNRVALAALAAEYMAESRTGSADGTEQLDGIDDIRNCLESLTESCQRELLAFHTAGGPAEKSIEATRPLNERALARAVRSRSIFIHSITRDRATRAHAQWMAAHDCEIRTAPSLPMRLLIADTTAALVSGLPGQKATSALLFRSRPVVLAMRALFDAYWDHASPFDQAASSREAEPGELTPQERKLLQLLATGLTDDAVARALGIGVRTERRMVAELMERLRASSRFEAGVRASRRQWI is encoded by the coding sequence GTGCCAGAGGTATCTCCGCTTGACCAGCAGACACTCAACGTCTATCGCGCAGTCCTGTTCCACAAGGAACACGATCCGCACAAGCTCGCCCGACTGGTCCGCAGCGACAGCGACGCGGTGAAGGCGGCCATCGCCCGGCTCACCGAGCTGTCACTGCTCGCCCCGTCCCGGGACACCCCCGGGGCGCTGCGCGCGGTGGACCCGTCGCTCGGCATGAAGGTCCTGTTCCAGCGGGAGCAGGACGAACTGGCCTGGCGCAAGCACCGCATCGAGCAGAACCGCGTGGCGCTCGCCGCCCTGGCCGCCGAGTACATGGCGGAGAGCAGGACGGGCTCCGCGGACGGCACCGAGCAACTCGACGGCATCGACGACATCCGCAACTGCCTGGAGTCCCTGACCGAGTCCTGCCAGCGGGAGTTGCTGGCCTTCCACACCGCGGGCGGGCCGGCCGAGAAGTCGATCGAGGCCACCCGGCCGCTGAACGAGCGGGCCCTGGCGCGGGCGGTACGGTCCCGTTCGATCTTCATCCACAGCATCACCCGGGACCGGGCCACCAGGGCGCACGCCCAGTGGATGGCCGCGCACGACTGCGAGATCCGTACCGCGCCCTCGCTGCCGATGCGGCTGCTGATCGCGGACACGACCGCGGCACTGGTCTCCGGACTGCCCGGCCAGAAGGCCACCTCCGCACTGCTCTTCCGCAGCAGACCGGTGGTGCTGGCCATGCGGGCGCTGTTCGACGCCTACTGGGATCATGCGAGCCCGTTCGACCAGGCCGCCTCCTCGCGCGAGGCGGAGCCCGGGGAACTCACGCCGCAGGAACGCAAGCTGCTCCAGCTGCTCGCCACCGGTCTCACCGACGACGCCGTGGCGCGGGCACTCGGCATCGGGGTGCGCACGGAACGGCGGATGGTCGCGGAGCTGATGGAGCGGCTACGCGCGTCAAGCCGTTTCGAGGCCGGCGTGCGGGCGTCACGCCGGCAGTGGATCTGA
- a CDS encoding transcriptional regulator — protein sequence MDSDFDEFLHAPARLTIVALLAPAEWAEFGFLRDSIGTSDSALSKQVSALAAEGYVDVRKQAGTGGRRTLVRLTPWGRGAFVRHASALERIAAAARGARAGHSEEV from the coding sequence ATGGACAGCGACTTCGATGAGTTCCTGCACGCGCCCGCGCGGCTGACGATCGTCGCCCTGCTGGCCCCCGCGGAGTGGGCGGAGTTCGGATTCCTCCGGGATTCGATCGGGACGAGTGACTCGGCGCTGTCCAAGCAGGTGTCGGCGCTCGCCGCCGAGGGGTACGTCGACGTACGCAAGCAGGCGGGCACCGGTGGCCGGCGCACGCTCGTACGGCTCACGCCGTGGGGGCGGGGGGCGTTCGTGCGGCACGCCTCCGCGCTGGAACGGATCGCGGCCGCGGCGCGCGGTGCGCGGGCGGGCCACTCCGAGGAGGTGTGA
- a CDS encoding ATP-binding cassette domain-containing protein: MIDVRELTKEYGTTRAVDGLTFRVEPGRVTGFLGPNGAGKSTTIRAMIGLDRPTSGEVLINGKRYEDLPRPLTTVGALLDARAVHGGRSVRGHLVGLALSNGLPMRRVDELLETVGLASVANKRAKGLSLGMAQRLGIAAALLGDPQALLLDEPVNGLDPEGVKWIRDLMKRMADEGRAVLVSSHLMSEMALTAGHLVVIGRGRLLADTSVDDFITGNSRSYVLIRTPEPERMCDLLAAEGIHVDRGADGSIEAVGADTRTVGALAAENRVPVYEITTRTASLEDAFMKFTADAVEYHAQQEVAR, translated from the coding sequence ATGATTGACGTAAGAGAGCTGACGAAAGAGTACGGAACGACCCGCGCCGTCGACGGACTCACCTTCCGGGTCGAACCCGGGCGGGTGACCGGATTCCTCGGGCCCAACGGCGCCGGGAAGTCCACGACGATCCGCGCGATGATCGGCCTGGACCGCCCCACCTCGGGCGAGGTCCTCATCAACGGCAAGCGGTACGAGGACCTGCCCCGCCCCCTGACCACCGTGGGCGCGCTGCTGGACGCCCGTGCGGTGCACGGCGGGCGGAGCGTGCGGGGACACCTGGTGGGCCTGGCCCTCAGCAACGGCCTGCCGATGCGGCGCGTCGACGAGTTGCTGGAGACCGTCGGGCTCGCGAGCGTGGCGAACAAGCGGGCCAAGGGACTCTCCCTCGGCATGGCGCAGCGCCTGGGCATCGCCGCCGCGCTGCTCGGCGACCCGCAGGCGCTGCTGCTCGACGAGCCGGTGAACGGCCTCGATCCGGAGGGCGTGAAGTGGATCCGCGACCTGATGAAGCGCATGGCCGACGAGGGCCGTGCCGTCCTGGTCTCCAGCCATCTCATGAGCGAGATGGCGCTGACGGCCGGGCACCTGGTCGTGATCGGCCGCGGCCGGCTCCTCGCCGACACCTCCGTCGACGATTTCATCACGGGCAACTCCCGCTCCTACGTCCTCATCCGCACCCCGGAGCCCGAGCGCATGTGCGACCTGCTGGCGGCCGAGGGGATCCACGTGGACCGCGGAGCCGACGGATCCATCGAGGCGGTGGGCGCCGACACCAGGACGGTGGGCGCCCTGGCGGCCGAGAACCGGGTGCCCGTCTACGAGATCACCACCCGGACAGCCTCTCTGGAGGACGCCTTCATGAAGTTCACCGCGGACGCCGTCGAGTACCACGCGCAGCAGGAGGTGGCCCGATGA
- a CDS encoding ABC transporter permease codes for MSSPVNGAVAFEWSKMRTLRPMLWSLVLYVVASLALAVLTGAVVQHQYAHKPAPSSFDPISTGFSGLRLGLIALVIFGVMIVTSEYSSGTIRGSLAAVPRRGVFYAAKMLTGGLAALVVSVVAVLTSFFVTQATMGDAERVSLADDGVLPALIGAVLYTTLLCLFSMGLAALLRSTALTMGILVPLFFTVSTILTNIPGVGKVAQFLPDVAGGMVLYRHAPDGYVLDAWSGMAVLAVWTAAAGVAGYLAVRRRDA; via the coding sequence ATGAGCAGTCCTGTGAACGGGGCCGTCGCCTTCGAGTGGTCCAAGATGCGCACCCTGCGCCCCATGCTGTGGAGCCTCGTGCTCTACGTCGTCGCCAGTCTCGCCCTCGCGGTGCTCACCGGAGCCGTCGTACAGCACCAGTACGCGCACAAGCCGGCCCCGTCGTCCTTCGACCCGATCTCCACCGGGTTCAGCGGGCTGCGCCTCGGGCTGATCGCGCTCGTGATCTTCGGGGTGATGATCGTCACCAGCGAGTACTCCTCGGGGACGATCCGGGGCTCGCTGGCCGCGGTGCCCCGGCGCGGGGTCTTCTACGCGGCGAAGATGCTCACCGGCGGGCTCGCGGCGCTCGTCGTCTCGGTCGTCGCGGTGCTCACCAGCTTCTTCGTCACCCAGGCCACCATGGGCGACGCGGAGCGGGTGTCCCTCGCCGACGACGGCGTGCTGCCCGCGCTGATCGGGGCCGTGCTGTACACGACGCTGCTGTGCCTGTTCTCCATGGGGCTCGCAGCCCTGCTGCGCTCCACCGCGCTGACCATGGGCATCCTCGTGCCGCTCTTCTTCACGGTCTCGACGATCCTCACCAACATCCCCGGGGTCGGGAAGGTCGCGCAGTTCCTGCCCGACGTGGCCGGCGGGATGGTCCTCTACCGGCACGCGCCCGACGGATACGTGCTCGACGCGTGGAGCGGGATGGCGGTCCTCGCCGTGTGGACCGCGGCCGCCGGGGTCGCCGGCTACCTGGCGGTGCGGCGCCGGGACGCCTGA
- a CDS encoding plantaricin C family lantibiotic: protein MYEGDLSLLEEIEEQDFEGVAYGACTTNTFSLSDALSNTGGWCTLTVECEANCN, encoded by the coding sequence ATGTACGAGGGCGACCTCTCGCTTCTTGAGGAGATCGAGGAGCAGGACTTCGAGGGTGTGGCGTACGGCGCCTGCACCACGAACACCTTCTCCCTGTCGGACGCGCTGTCCAACACCGGCGGCTGGTGCACGCTCACCGTCGAGTGCGAAGCCAACTGTAACTGA
- a CDS encoding class II lanthipeptide, LchA2/BrtA2 family, whose protein sequence is MQDEKDILGMYDEVELIELSEADVSGGTTPVSIAVSVAASVAFCPTTKCTSQC, encoded by the coding sequence ATGCAGGACGAGAAGGACATCCTCGGAATGTACGACGAGGTCGAGCTCATCGAGCTGAGCGAGGCCGACGTCAGCGGTGGCACCACGCCGGTCTCCATCGCGGTGTCCGTCGCGGCCAGCGTCGCGTTCTGCCCGACCACCAAGTGCACCAGCCAGTGCTGA
- a CDS encoding type 2 lanthipeptide synthetase LanM family protein, whose amino-acid sequence MKTAINFYPEFDSTEIEETVTPLAPFDDEVLAVVSQRPERPGPDPAPAPLRPAVVKDWLAAPEEYPFQHVVRTVAAGVADGDPLAAFPDLFADADDALVELLSRAEVRVREMYTRPQVAAVNHAREKGLLQGDTSEERYRFFVHEAVRTSFTDASGLSFPVLRDLTPVVLAGAVGSVVELCSRVVADRQALHDAFGLAPTDRLASFGAPEGDTHHHGRAVCVLTFASGKRLVYKPRDVSCEAAFATLADELNATIGTRLVTAKVLAREGYGYVEFIEAEDVSDVSDRFMRDSGELAAVLFLLNARDMHFENIVPTRRGPVPVDLETIMHPERIHVGPVPEAESNAYTVISHSVYGVGILPLVMPGKERHSGHVDLGFLGGPGRGTSPFKQMSFEEPYTDRMKLSLRSQAASGRQTVVGERTEEEILRLGQEMADGFTRVYRAVLARRDEWTALLRTVTEGVRIRYIHNPTALYAQTLRMTFGPSALDDPATYLALLKRIAIASKTSDLRMIVSELRQLAERDVPYFTVSATGRDVRDGDGVPVGADLAGSPLDLTLDKAAHLSELDLAQQLRLIRSAFTAQFPDNHLPSADGADAPAAGRAAPGERQGLVSLAREICDALVATCLPDRFAHLPRTWIGPLASAEADRPWPPGVLGYDLYTGRTGLALTLGAAGRVLDDERYLRVSRQIFSATADILAAERYEARSLQQAGYSGYTGMAGILFGLSVTGRLLGEQDWVHAAQGAVPLVLEQIRSERIDRLPLDVISGLAGVLGCVRAIGGPHARDAATEVATLLTEALHQGGANAQALLAQSGFAHGVSGALHVLSEARPHLPADQGPLVEKVLASLVRRLDAFFDPGERNWLSRLTGEPSFSTGWCHGATGIALGLSAYAKLPGAEDVTATRDQAIAQTLRLGFGRNLTWCHGDLGNHAALRSLAGSAGTPLDAEVDEQERRWLQPEVFRHKMADPRSRYAHTNSLMVGSAGMALHLVNRIDPDLRVCPVTLTVGGGRP is encoded by the coding sequence ATGAAAACTGCAATAAACTTCTATCCGGAGTTCGACAGCACTGAGATCGAAGAGACGGTAACGCCGCTCGCACCCTTCGACGACGAGGTTCTCGCCGTCGTCAGCCAGAGACCCGAGCGGCCCGGCCCGGATCCCGCTCCGGCACCGCTCCGGCCCGCCGTCGTCAAGGACTGGCTGGCGGCACCGGAGGAGTACCCGTTCCAGCACGTGGTCCGGACGGTGGCGGCGGGTGTCGCGGACGGCGACCCGCTGGCCGCCTTCCCGGACCTGTTCGCCGACGCGGACGACGCGCTGGTCGAACTGCTCAGCAGGGCCGAGGTGCGCGTCCGCGAGATGTACACCCGCCCGCAGGTGGCGGCGGTCAACCACGCCCGGGAGAAGGGACTCCTCCAGGGCGACACGTCCGAGGAGCGCTACCGGTTCTTCGTGCACGAGGCGGTCCGCACCTCGTTCACCGACGCCAGCGGCCTCAGCTTCCCCGTGCTGCGGGACCTCACCCCGGTGGTGCTCGCCGGCGCGGTCGGCAGCGTGGTCGAACTCTGCTCCAGGGTGGTGGCCGACCGCCAGGCGCTCCACGACGCCTTCGGCCTCGCCCCGACCGACCGGCTCGCCTCGTTCGGTGCGCCCGAGGGCGACACCCACCACCACGGGCGGGCCGTCTGCGTGCTCACCTTCGCCTCCGGCAAGCGCCTGGTCTACAAGCCCAGGGACGTGTCCTGCGAGGCGGCGTTCGCGACGCTCGCGGACGAGCTCAACGCCACCATCGGCACCCGTCTGGTGACCGCGAAGGTGCTCGCCCGCGAAGGCTACGGATACGTCGAGTTCATCGAGGCGGAGGACGTCTCCGACGTCTCCGACCGCTTCATGCGCGACAGCGGCGAACTGGCCGCCGTCCTCTTCCTGCTGAACGCGCGCGACATGCACTTCGAGAACATCGTGCCGACCCGGCGCGGCCCCGTTCCGGTGGACCTGGAAACGATCATGCATCCCGAGCGGATCCATGTCGGCCCGGTCCCGGAGGCCGAGTCGAACGCCTACACCGTCATCAGCCACTCGGTCTACGGCGTCGGCATCCTGCCGCTGGTGATGCCCGGCAAGGAGAGGCACTCCGGCCACGTCGACCTCGGATTCCTCGGCGGCCCGGGACGCGGCACCTCCCCGTTCAAGCAGATGAGCTTCGAGGAGCCGTACACCGACCGGATGAAGCTGTCCCTCAGGTCGCAGGCGGCGAGCGGGCGGCAGACCGTGGTGGGCGAGCGGACCGAGGAGGAGATACTCCGCCTCGGCCAGGAGATGGCGGACGGCTTCACCCGGGTGTACCGCGCCGTCCTCGCGCGGCGCGATGAGTGGACCGCCCTGCTGCGCACGGTCACCGAGGGCGTGCGGATCCGCTACATCCACAACCCCACCGCGCTGTACGCGCAGACGCTGCGCATGACGTTCGGGCCGAGCGCGCTCGACGACCCGGCCACCTACCTCGCGCTGCTCAAGCGGATCGCCATCGCCAGCAAGACCTCCGACCTGCGCATGATCGTCTCGGAGCTGCGCCAGCTCGCCGAGCGCGACGTGCCCTACTTCACGGTCAGCGCCACCGGCAGGGACGTGCGCGACGGGGACGGCGTGCCGGTCGGCGCGGACCTCGCCGGCTCGCCCCTGGACCTCACCCTCGACAAGGCCGCGCACCTCAGCGAGCTGGACCTCGCGCAGCAACTGCGGCTGATCCGCTCGGCGTTCACCGCCCAGTTCCCCGACAACCACCTGCCCTCCGCGGACGGCGCGGACGCCCCCGCCGCCGGCCGTGCCGCGCCCGGGGAGCGCCAGGGCCTCGTCTCGCTCGCGCGCGAGATCTGCGACGCCCTGGTCGCGACCTGCCTGCCCGACCGCTTCGCCCACCTGCCGCGCACCTGGATCGGCCCGCTGGCGTCCGCGGAGGCGGACCGGCCCTGGCCCCCAGGCGTGCTGGGCTACGACCTGTACACCGGGCGCACCGGGCTCGCCCTCACGCTCGGCGCCGCCGGGCGGGTCCTGGACGACGAGCGCTACCTGCGGGTGTCCCGGCAGATCTTCTCGGCGACCGCCGACATCCTCGCCGCGGAACGCTACGAGGCCCGCAGCCTCCAGCAGGCCGGCTACAGCGGGTACACCGGCATGGCGGGCATCCTGTTCGGCCTGTCCGTGACGGGCCGCCTGCTCGGCGAGCAGGACTGGGTGCACGCGGCCCAGGGAGCGGTGCCGCTGGTCCTGGAGCAGATCCGCTCCGAGCGGATCGACCGGCTTCCGCTCGACGTCATCAGCGGCCTCGCGGGGGTGCTGGGCTGCGTGCGGGCGATCGGCGGTCCGCACGCGCGGGACGCCGCCACCGAGGTGGCGACCCTGCTCACCGAGGCCCTCCACCAGGGCGGCGCCAACGCCCAGGCGCTGCTGGCCCAGTCGGGGTTCGCGCACGGTGTCAGTGGCGCCCTGCACGTCCTCAGCGAGGCACGCCCGCACCTGCCGGCCGACCAGGGCCCGCTGGTGGAGAAGGTGCTGGCCTCGCTGGTGAGGCGGCTCGACGCGTTCTTCGACCCGGGGGAGCGGAACTGGCTGTCCCGGCTGACCGGGGAGCCCAGCTTCTCGACGGGCTGGTGCCACGGCGCGACGGGCATCGCGCTGGGCCTGTCCGCGTACGCGAAGCTGCCGGGTGCCGAGGACGTCACGGCCACCCGGGACCAGGCGATCGCGCAGACCCTGCGCCTCGGCTTCGGACGCAACCTGACGTGGTGCCACGGCGACCTCGGCAACCACGCCGCCCTGCGTTCCCTCGCCGGCTCCGCCGGGACACCGCTCGACGCGGAGGTGGACGAGCAGGAGCGCAGATGGCTCCAACCGGAGGTGTTCCGCCACAAGATGGCGGACCCGCGCAGCCGCTACGCGCACACCAACAGCCTCATGGTCGGCAGTGCCGGCATGGCGCTGCACCTGGTCAACCGGATCGACCCGGACCTGCGGGTCTGCCCGGTCACGCTCACCGTCGGAGGTGGCCGGCCATGA
- a CDS encoding peptidase domain-containing ABC transporter, whose amino-acid sequence MRMPRRKSTGRRVPTVTQVAQTECGLCSCIAVLRYYGRAEEMTSAREVMEAGRDGLSASQLAKYLESRGMRVKPYRVRNIAALEKFTSPVILYWENYHFVVLESFDGQSAVLMDPAVGRRRVSRAELEKSFSHIALSAEPAEDFEKTRAKPFAEWRKFLLLTSETKKRIGLVALLSLSGYGAVLGIPVLTRWAVDKYAHWHGFGDLATLLFAVLGAAVAYFALHLVRVILLSSLIAVLGKDLMSQTFARLLNLPFRFFTTRPPGELLYRLNSVTSVRDLISSRVAQGVLDVGTLICVTVYLLVTEWHLGSAAVGIFLLNALYLVKTRVRVTEVVDSEIAYLTKAQGTQLDAIVSIPAIKMGGYANEFLAGWNETYSNSLKAMKTRMRLQQGRIAGLTSTTQMFGPLVLLLLSLYLVNHGRISLGAGVSVQAISATYFALASSVFQTYTSFNEVSRYVARLSEISDEEPESPGGSRTRLDSPSISLKNVSFQYTRHSDLVVRNVTMSVGPGERVALVGSSGSGKSTLGRIICGLYEATSGTIDFGGHDMGEYDRSSLRRTIGYIPQEVHMHNRTILENLTLGKDISEERVREYCDSVGILDFINDLPMGFNTLVSEMGANFSGGQRQRIAIVRALLGNPQILVMDEATAALDTINERRVMQIIEDLGATQVVIAHRLATVQSADRIYVLDNGSIVEVGTHEELLGEGAVYANLYGEDPMGDVLVGGERA is encoded by the coding sequence ATGAGGATGCCCCGCCGCAAGTCCACCGGGCGCCGGGTGCCGACCGTCACGCAGGTCGCGCAGACGGAGTGCGGGCTCTGCTCGTGCATCGCCGTGCTGCGCTACTACGGGCGCGCGGAGGAGATGACCAGCGCCCGCGAGGTCATGGAGGCCGGGCGCGACGGCCTGTCGGCCAGCCAGCTGGCGAAGTACCTCGAATCGCGCGGCATGCGGGTCAAGCCGTACCGCGTCAGGAACATCGCGGCCCTGGAGAAGTTCACCTCGCCGGTGATCCTCTACTGGGAGAACTACCATTTCGTCGTCCTGGAGAGCTTCGACGGCCAGTCCGCGGTCCTCATGGACCCCGCGGTCGGACGCCGCCGGGTCAGCCGCGCCGAGCTGGAGAAGAGCTTCAGCCACATCGCCCTGTCCGCCGAGCCGGCCGAGGACTTCGAGAAGACCCGGGCCAAGCCGTTCGCCGAGTGGCGCAAGTTCCTGCTGCTCACGTCGGAGACCAAGAAGCGCATCGGGCTGGTGGCACTGCTGTCCCTGAGCGGGTACGGGGCGGTGCTCGGCATTCCCGTGCTCACCCGCTGGGCGGTCGACAAGTACGCCCACTGGCACGGGTTCGGCGATCTCGCCACCCTGCTGTTCGCGGTGCTCGGCGCGGCCGTCGCGTACTTCGCCCTGCACCTGGTCAGGGTCATCCTGCTGTCCTCGCTGATCGCCGTGCTCGGCAAGGACCTGATGAGCCAGACGTTCGCCAGGCTCCTCAACCTGCCGTTCCGGTTCTTCACCACGCGACCACCGGGTGAGCTGCTGTACCGGCTCAACAGCGTCACGTCGGTACGGGACCTGATCTCCTCCCGGGTCGCGCAGGGCGTGCTCGACGTGGGCACGCTGATCTGCGTCACGGTGTACCTGCTGGTCACCGAGTGGCATCTGGGCTCGGCCGCGGTCGGCATCTTCCTGCTCAACGCCCTGTACCTGGTGAAGACCCGGGTCCGGGTGACCGAGGTCGTCGACTCCGAGATCGCGTACCTCACCAAGGCCCAGGGCACCCAGCTCGACGCCATCGTGTCGATCCCCGCGATCAAGATGGGCGGCTACGCCAACGAGTTCCTCGCCGGGTGGAACGAGACCTACAGCAACTCGCTGAAGGCGATGAAGACCCGCATGCGCCTCCAGCAGGGGCGCATCGCGGGCCTGACGAGCACCACCCAGATGTTCGGGCCGCTCGTCCTGCTCCTGCTGAGCCTCTACCTGGTCAACCACGGCCGCATCTCGCTCGGGGCCGGCGTGTCGGTGCAGGCGATCTCGGCGACCTACTTCGCCCTGGCGAGCTCGGTGTTCCAGACGTACACCTCGTTCAACGAGGTCTCCCGGTACGTGGCCCGGCTCTCGGAGATCTCCGACGAGGAACCGGAGTCACCGGGCGGCAGCCGTACCCGGCTCGACTCCCCGTCCATCAGCCTGAAGAACGTCAGCTTCCAGTACACCAGGCACAGCGACCTCGTGGTCCGGAATGTCACCATGTCCGTCGGCCCGGGGGAGCGCGTCGCCCTCGTCGGCTCCTCGGGATCGGGCAAGAGCACCCTCGGCCGGATCATCTGCGGGCTCTACGAGGCCACCAGCGGCACGATCGACTTCGGCGGCCACGACATGGGGGAGTACGACAGGAGCTCCCTGCGCCGCACCATCGGGTACATCCCCCAGGAAGTGCACATGCACAACCGCACCATCCTGGAGAACCTGACGCTGGGCAAGGACATCTCCGAGGAACGCGTCCGCGAGTACTGCGACAGCGTGGGCATCCTGGACTTCATCAACGACCTGCCCATGGGGTTCAACACCCTGGTCTCCGAGATGGGGGCCAACTTCTCGGGCGGGCAGCGGCAGCGCATCGCGATCGTGCGGGCCCTGCTGGGAAATCCGCAGATCCTCGTCATGGACGAGGCCACGGCGGCGCTCGACACCATCAACGAACGCCGCGTCATGCAGATCATCGAGGACCTCGGCGCCACGCAGGTCGTGATCGCGCACCGCCTGGCCACCGTCCAGTCGGCCGACCGGATCTACGTGCTCGACAACGGCTCGATCGTCGAGGTCGGCACGCACGAGGAACTCCTGGGCGAGGGCGCCGTCTACGCGAACCTGTACGGCGAGGACCCGATGGGGGACGTGCTGGTGGGAGGAGAGCGGGCATGA